One window of the Trifolium pratense cultivar HEN17-A07 linkage group LG2, ARS_RC_1.1, whole genome shotgun sequence genome contains the following:
- the LOC123906338 gene encoding queuosine salvage protein-like, with translation MDEVRETSAWVASRSSHVVVDSSGIEKVVNTIDSIPKVEWDFEGIHYFDNGPLTVQYLFVLDAMNFCFWPDKDLNYDDLASGLKAALQKDKSAFDADRLQKYTGPQLRELLNWPRPLPLEDERVRLLHEVGIELERSFDGKASNLVEQCGKSAMNLVALVARHFPGFRDHSVYKGRQVFLYKRAQIFVADLYGAFGGQGYGEFKDISSLTIMADYIVPAVLQQLGILKFSPTLASTIEASGEICPGTEEEVELRACSIHAVEKMRELISVKSGRQVLSLELDLWLWASGVQSESLKHHRTLSIYY, from the exons ATGGACGAAGTTAGGGAAACCTCTGCTTGGGTCGCTAGCCGCTCCTCTCATGTCGTTGTTGACTCTTCAG GAATTGAGAAAGTAGTGAACACCATTGATTCTATTCCGAAAGTTGAATGGGATTTTGAAGGGattcattattttgataatgGACCACTCACTGTTCAGTACTTGTTTGTTTTGGACGCTATGAATTTTTGCTTCTGGCCTG ATAAGGATTTGAATTATGATGATTTGGCATCTGGGCTAAAGGCAGCTCTTCAAAAGGATAAGTCTGCATTCGATGCTGACCGTCTGCAAAAATATACTG GTCCACAACTTCGCGAGCTTTTGAATTGGCCTAGACCCCTTCCTTTGGAAGATGAACGTGTTAGGTTACTTCATGAG GTTGGGATTGAACTGGAAAGAAGTTTTGACGGAAAAGCATCTAATCTTGTTGAGCAGTGTGGAAAATCAGCTATGAATCTTGTTGCCCTTGTTGCACGTCATTTTCCGG GCTTTAGAGACCATTCGGTGTACAAAGGTCGTCaagtatttttatataaaagagCTCAGATATTTGTAGCAGACTTATATGGTGCATTTGGGGGCCAAGGATATGGCGAGTTTAAAGACATAAGCTCTCTGACTATAATGGCAGACTATATTGTCCCAGCTGTGCTTCAGCAActtggcattttaaaattcagtCCAACACTTGCCAGTACAATTGAGGCCAGTGGAGAAATATGTCCAGGGACTGAGGAGGAAGTTGAATTAAGAGCTTGCTCTATACATGCTGTCGAGAAAATGAGGGAGCTGATAAGTGTAAAATCAGGAAGACAG GTGCTGAGTTTGGAGCTGGATCTTTGGCTCTGGGCTTCTGGAGTTCAGAGTGAATCTCTGAAGCACCACCGCACactttcaatatattattga
- the LOC123906339 gene encoding 39S ribosomal protein L47, mitochondrial-like: MFLARAFGRTFFASAARSKHYSTTAAAARNPLQEFFEGERDLDNEKPVVYGRSWKASELRLKSWDDLQKLWYVLLKEKNMLMTQRQMLHAQNLRFPNPERLPKVRKSMCRIKHVLTERAIDEPDPRRSAEMKKMINTL; the protein is encoded by the exons ATGTTTTTGGCAAGAGCATTTGGGCGAACATTCTTTGCTTCTGCTGCCAGATCAAAACATTATTCCACTACAGCTGCTGCTGCTAGAAACCCTCTTCAGGAGTTCTTTGAGGGAGAGAGGGACCTTGATAATGAGAAACCAGTTGTCTATG GTCGGAGTTGGAAGGCTTCTGAACTGCGTCTGAAATCGTGGGATGACCTTCAAAAGTTGTGGTACGTGTTGTTAAAGGAAAAGAACATGTTGATGACTCAGCGTCAAATGCTTCATGCTCAGAATTTGCGTTTTCCTAACCCAGAGCGCTTACCTAAG GTGAGAAAGTCAATGTGCCGCATCAAGCACGTGCTTACTGAGAGAGCAATTGATGAACCAGATCCTAGGAGGTCTGCGGAGATGaagaaaatgataaatactCTTTGA